Part of the Micropterus dolomieu isolate WLL.071019.BEF.003 ecotype Adirondacks linkage group LG22, ASM2129224v1, whole genome shotgun sequence genome is shown below.
CAAATGTGGGATTATAAGAAACTATCTTCACATGACCACATCGCATCATTCCCTCTTTGCTGATAAGCTTGGGAAGGGAGAacatgagattttttttctttccaaaatgagacaaatacatttaaaaggcATCTTTTTCCGTCAGGTGTCCAAAACAATGGGCCAGGTGACCAAGGCCCTGGACAAAGCTCTGAACTCCATGGATCTCCAAAAGGTCTCTGCAGTCATGGATAAGTTCGAAAGCCAAGTCCAGAACCTGGACGTCCACACCTCAGTAAGTGGCTGCAGactatttgcatttgtttttttgttccgATGAGGACTGAATTTAAGTCGTAAAAAATCAaacccatctctctcttttcccacACCAGGTGATGGAGGACTCCATGAGCTCGGCAATGACGCTGACCACGCCTCAGGAGCAGGTGGATGACCTGATCCACCAAATAGCAGAGCAGAGCGGCCTGGAGGTGATGGACCAGCTCAGCCAGCTGCCTGCAGGAGCCACCTCAGTGGGTGCACAGAGCTCACAGAGCCAGGACAAGGAGGACCAGCTGTCTCGACGGTAAGGACCAGTGTGCCATCCCGTAtccccctccccacacacacacacacacacacacacacacagcactacTGTTGTGATTGCAAAGTCAtaagtgagaaagaaagaaagaaaccctGTGTTCAGCTCAAAGACAGAGGGAAGATACTGCGTTATAATGTGACAACGGCTATCAGAATAGTCAAATGAAC
Proteins encoded:
- the LOC123962252 gene encoding charged multivesicular body protein 1a-like; the protein is MVSLSHHQALQQKNVECARVYAENAIRKKNEGLNWLRMASRVDAVASKVQTAVTMKGVSKTMGQVTKALDKALNSMDLQKVSAVMDKFESQVQNLDVHTSVMEDSMSSAMTLTTPQEQVDDLIHQIAEQSGLEVMDQLSQLPAGATSVGAQSSQSQDKEDQLSRRLAALRN